TCTGCAAAAAGCTGTTGAACATAATTATCTGCCATCTAATTGCCTCCTTTTTCTCTTAAGTTATATATTAATAGTTGAATGATTCAAATTTATGAAACACCCTAATAATCATAAATTATACTAATAATTACCAAACATTACAATACTTTGTTGCAATAAATTCCCAATGGTAGTCATCACAAATGATAAATACCAATTTTATAATAACCAGAGTCCTTCAAAAACTGTCTGAGCAGGTCCTGTCATAAATACGTGGTTCGTGTTTTCGTCCCATTCAATCATTAAATCTCCACCGATCAGGTGAAGAGTAGCTCTTCTTTTCGTTACTCCATTAAGAACGCAAGCAACCAAAGTAGCACAGGCTCCGGTTCCACAAGCCAAGGTCTCACCTGCTCCTCTCTCCCATACTCTCATATAAATGTTTTCTTCATCAACTACTTGTGCAAATTCTACATTCGTCTTTCTAGGAAATATTGGAGCAATCTCTACAATTGGTCCGACTGTTTCTAATGGGAATTTCTTCACATCATTTACAAAGGTTACTGCATGAGGATTCCCCATTGATACACAAGTAAATCCATAGATCGTGTTCAATACTTCCAGTTGTTCGTCAATAACAGGCTGTTTATTTGAAATAACCGGAATAAGGGATGCTTCTAGTATTGGTTCACCCATATCCACTTTAACTGAATATACGTTTCCTTCTTCTATCATTAAATTAAGAATCTTAATACCTGCCAAAGTTTCTATCGTAATCGTGTCCTCTTTAATCAACCCTTTGTCATATACATACTTTCCTACGCATCTAACAGCATTGCCACACATTTCAGACTCAGATCCATCAGAATTAAACATTCTCATTCTAAAATCCGCATTATTTGAGGGAAGAATAAGTACTAGCCCATCTGAACCAACACCAAAATTCCTATTACTCATTTTAATCGCTAATTCTTTAGGATTCTCTATGATCTCATCGAATCCATTTATATATATATAATCGTTGCCACAACCATGCATTTTAGTAAACTTCACTCTTACTCCTCCTTAGTGGTACTATTTAATAACACTATCTATTATAAACCACTTTTTATTAGATTTCAAGAGTTCTACAAAAAGTTATTTAACAATGTTAAGTATTTCATCTTTTGGAACATTTATATATTGATCAGGCACGTTCCCATTAATTACACGATCTACTAAAGTTAATTCCTGGCAAACCTCTACTTGTGTCTTATTTAGCGGAACAACAATTTGAATAGTCATTTCAACATCAATCCAAATTCTATGGTTTATTTGATTTATACCTGTTGCTACAAAACTACTCTTATAGTTCGTAGTAACCTTACCATATGGTAAAATGCTTACATTAATATTGGGTCCAAAATTCGAAAATACGCTTTCCCCCAATAACCGTCCAATAGGTATTGACAATACTTCTTTATCAAAACTCTCAATTTGTTTATTTATTTTGTCAACAATTTCTGAGTTCATTTGATTGATTAATACTGTATTCACACCGAATGATATCACTTCACCTTTTTCATTATAATAGTATGTAACCAACCCTTCTGTACTCGCGTTATATTCTTCAAATGTTTCGTCTACAGCTTTATTTATGATACTATTGGACATCGTACTAACCTTCATATTTGACATTGCAACAACTGTTGGCATTAGTTCGTTTTCTATATATCGAACAATTAAAACAATAAAAGCCATGAATAGGATTAGTGTAAACATTGACTTGAATCTATTACGCTCTTTTCTAGGTTTTCTACCTTTAATCACTTTTTTTGCTAAAAAGGGATGTATAAGATATGCTTTCTTTTTCTTTTTCATTACAATCACTTCTTTTGAAGTCATTATTATATATTATGCTTCTTTTTAGTTTAAGTTCCATTTAAGAGGCAAAATTTTATTGGAAAAGCATGTATTTTTTGTAACACATTATTAACAAGCTTACTTTTTATCTATATGAAATATTAAATTTGTACTAAGAATTGTTATTTTGCTTTCCCAATTGGTTATTATTTGATATAATGATTTTGTTTGAAAAGGAGGAAGAGCAATGAATTTCGAAAAAAAGTCTACCAAAAAGAAACAAGAAGCAATCAATTCGGCACCAAAAAAAAGAAACAAAAAAGTTGGTGTTACATTAATAAAAGTATTTGCATTTTCTATCTTACTAATTGGAATTATTGGAATAGCAACCGGTCTTGGAATTGTTAAGGCCATTATTGATTCAGCACCACCATTGGACTTAGATGATGTAAATCCAGAAGGCTATGCTACTATGATTTATAATCAAGAAGGCCTTGAAGTCCAAAAGCTTCATGGAGATGATGCGAATCGTATATACGCACAGCTTGATCAAATTCCTAAACATATGCAGGATGCTGTCGTTGCGATTGAAGATGAAAGATTCTGGAACCACAATGGAATAGATATTCAAGGTATCTTCAGAGCGATCTATAGAAATATTAAAAGTGGTGACATAACTGGTTCAGGTGCAAGTACATTAACTCAACAGATCATCAAAAACAATGTGCTTTCAACAGAAAAGAAATTTGAACGTAAAATTCAAGAGCAATATTTAGCAATTCAATTAGAAAAGGAAATAGATAAAAAGCAAATTTTAGAATTGTACTTAAATACTTCACCTTTTGGACGTGGTACATTAGGTGTTCAGGCTGCTGCAAATGCTTATTTTAATAAAGATATTTCTCAACTGACAATTGCAGAAGCAGCCACAATTGCAGCAATTACACAAAGACCTACTTATTACGATCCAGTAGTCAATCCTGAAAACAACAAAGATAGACAGAGAATTGTCCTCAAAAAGATGCTAGAACAAAATTATATTTCTCAAGCACAATATGATACTGCATTAGCAGAGGAGGTTTACGCTCATATACAAATTATTAATCAAGATATTGGATTACAATCTGATTACTCTTACTTTGTTGACGAAGTAATTCGAGAGGTTTTGGAGGATTTAAAGGTTCAAAAGGGTTATAGCGAAAGTGAAGCCTTCAACTTAATCTACCGTGGAGGTCTAAGTATTTACATGACCCAAGACTTAGCCATGCAAGCAATTGTAGATGAAGTGTACACTAAAGAGGATTATTTCCCTCCTGCAAGCGAAATGTATGCAGTCAGAGTTATGTATACCGTATCTGTTCTAATGTCAGACGGTACAACTAAACATCATTACGATGAATCAGAATTTAGTACCAAGGAAAAAGCAGATG
This genomic interval from Firmicutes bacterium HGW-Firmicutes-1 contains the following:
- a CDS encoding diaminopimelate epimerase, translating into MKFTKMHGCGNDYIYINGFDEIIENPKELAIKMSNRNFGVGSDGLVLILPSNNADFRMRMFNSDGSESEMCGNAVRCVGKYVYDKGLIKEDTITIETLAGIKILNLMIEEGNVYSVKVDMGEPILEASLIPVISNKQPVIDEQLEVLNTIYGFTCVSMGNPHAVTFVNDVKKFPLETVGPIVEIAPIFPRKTNVEFAQVVDEENIYMRVWERGAGETLACGTGACATLVACVLNGVTKRRATLHLIGGDLMIEWDENTNHVFMTGPAQTVFEGLWLL
- the yunB gene encoding sporulation protein YunB, coding for MTSKEVIVMKKKKKAYLIHPFLAKKVIKGRKPRKERNRFKSMFTLILFMAFIVLIVRYIENELMPTVVAMSNMKVSTMSNSIINKAVDETFEEYNASTEGLVTYYYNEKGEVISFGVNTVLINQMNSEIVDKINKQIESFDKEVLSIPIGRLLGESVFSNFGPNINVSILPYGKVTTNYKSSFVATGINQINHRIWIDVEMTIQIVVPLNKTQVEVCQELTLVDRVINGNVPDQYINVPKDEILNIVK